The following coding sequences lie in one Haladaptatus sp. DJG-WS-42 genomic window:
- a CDS encoding SRPBCC family protein encodes MPVFERETRVRAPLSEVWAFHSRIEGLEALTPDWLHLTIDAVIGPDGERDPDTLVPGTRISMSLRPFGVGPKQRWTSVITKRTEGEERAMFEDFMQGGPFSRWNHTHSFRADGEDTIVHDRVEYELPGGKLGKAVSPISKFGFEGMFRGRHRATKRALEQA; translated from the coding sequence ATGCCCGTATTCGAGCGCGAAACCCGTGTTCGTGCCCCGCTCAGCGAGGTGTGGGCCTTTCACTCTCGTATCGAGGGACTGGAGGCGCTCACCCCCGACTGGCTGCACCTCACCATCGACGCGGTGATTGGGCCGGACGGCGAGCGCGACCCCGACACGCTCGTCCCCGGAACGCGCATTTCGATGTCGCTCAGGCCGTTCGGTGTCGGCCCGAAACAACGCTGGACGTCGGTCATCACGAAACGCACTGAAGGCGAGGAACGTGCGATGTTCGAGGACTTCATGCAGGGCGGCCCGTTCTCACGGTGGAATCACACCCACTCGTTTCGCGCAGACGGTGAGGACACCATCGTCCACGACCGCGTGGAGTACGAACTGCCCGGTGGCAAACTGGGGAAGGCGGTCAGCCCGATTTCGAAATTCGGCTTCGAGGGGATGTTTCGCGGCCGCCATCGAGCGACCAAACGCGCACTCGAACAGGCCTAA
- a CDS encoding 2-oxoacid:acceptor oxidoreductase subunit alpha: MTEDLVWRIAGGSGDGIDSTSQNFAKALMRAGLHVFTHRHYPSRIRGGHTYVEVRASEDPVNSRGNGYNCLLALGDSFARNPKENAIYGNEEIKPLAENLDELNEGGIIIYDEGLVDVSEVPNFEARAEENNWHVYPMDLRSLAREHGREVMRNTAGVGVTAALLDIDLTYIEELMRSAMGGDVLEANLDILQEAYDIISEEEFTHDLRVPTGDHDEDQLLISASACIAYGALDEGCRFISGYPMTPWTEVFTIMSQNLSQFGGISEQVEDEIAAAALAIGASHAGVKAMSGSSGGGFALMGEPLGLAEMTETPVVLIEAMRAGPSTGMPTKPEQSDLESILYSSQGDSNRIVFAPGNAAEAYDQTREAFRIAYEYQIPSIIVIDQKVSGEMVNVDESFFDREPNPDLGSVLTEDEIAEAAHHESGKFKRFLHDTENGVSPRTIPGQKGGRFLAAGNEHSEEGHISEDPVNRINQMARRAQKLDSIREDLDSQESSNQTTFGPEDAEYGIITWGSQQGAVIDAVSTLNDAGHSVKGLGVSDLMPFPKNDLAAFLESVDKAIVVEMNATGQFRGLARKELGLYGEKMSSLLKFDGNPFIPRDIVTAFEETIVEGKDDVSNERTKYLPEAGVTQ, translated from the coding sequence ATGACTGAGGACCTTGTATGGCGAATCGCTGGTGGTTCGGGGGACGGGATTGACTCGACCAGCCAGAACTTCGCAAAGGCCCTGATGCGTGCAGGTCTGCACGTATTCACGCACCGTCACTACCCATCGCGGATTCGCGGTGGTCACACCTACGTCGAAGTCCGCGCAAGCGAAGACCCCGTCAATTCGCGCGGCAACGGCTACAACTGCCTTCTTGCCCTTGGTGACTCCTTCGCGCGCAATCCAAAGGAGAACGCCATCTACGGCAACGAGGAGATCAAGCCACTCGCAGAGAACTTAGACGAACTGAACGAAGGCGGCATCATCATTTACGACGAAGGCCTCGTTGACGTCTCCGAAGTGCCGAACTTCGAAGCGCGCGCAGAAGAGAACAACTGGCACGTCTACCCGATGGACCTCCGGTCACTCGCCCGCGAGCACGGCCGTGAGGTCATGCGCAACACCGCCGGGGTTGGGGTAACTGCAGCACTCCTCGACATCGACCTCACATACATTGAGGAACTCATGCGCAGCGCCATGGGCGGCGACGTGCTCGAAGCCAACCTCGACATCCTGCAGGAGGCCTACGACATCATCTCCGAAGAGGAGTTCACCCACGACCTTCGCGTCCCGACGGGTGACCACGACGAAGACCAGCTCCTCATCTCGGCGAGCGCGTGTATCGCCTACGGCGCGCTCGACGAGGGCTGCCGGTTCATCTCGGGCTACCCGATGACGCCGTGGACCGAAGTGTTCACCATCATGTCGCAGAACCTCTCGCAGTTCGGCGGCATCTCTGAGCAGGTCGAAGACGAAATCGCCGCCGCGGCCCTCGCCATCGGTGCCAGCCACGCTGGCGTCAAGGCAATGAGCGGGTCGTCCGGTGGCGGCTTCGCCCTGATGGGTGAGCCACTCGGCCTCGCAGAGATGACCGAAACGCCGGTCGTCCTCATCGAAGCAATGCGCGCAGGCCCATCCACGGGGATGCCAACGAAGCCGGAGCAATCTGACTTAGAGTCCATCCTGTACTCCAGTCAGGGTGACTCGAACCGCATCGTCTTCGCGCCCGGCAACGCCGCAGAGGCCTACGACCAGACGCGCGAGGCGTTCCGCATCGCCTACGAGTACCAGATTCCGTCCATCATCGTCATCGACCAGAAGGTTTCCGGCGAGATGGTGAACGTAGACGAGTCCTTCTTCGACCGCGAGCCGAACCCAGACCTCGGCTCCGTGCTCACGGAAGACGAAATCGCCGAGGCTGCCCACCACGAGTCGGGCAAGTTCAAGCGCTTCCTTCACGACACCGAAAACGGTGTCAGCCCGCGCACGATTCCGGGCCAGAAGGGTGGTCGTTTCCTCGCAGCTGGGAACGAGCACTCAGAGGAGGGGCACATCAGCGAAGACCCAGTCAACCGCATCAACCAGATGGCTCGTCGCGCCCAGAAGCTCGACTCCATCCGTGAGGACTTAGACTCCCAAGAGTCGAGCAACCAGACCACGTTCGGTCCGGAGGACGCAGAGTACGGCATCATCACGTGGGGCTCCCAACAGGGTGCCGTCATCGACGCCGTTTCCACGCTCAACGACGCGGGCCACTCGGTCAAAGGCCTCGGCGTGAGCGACCTGATGCCGTTCCCGAAGAACGACCTCGCTGCGTTCTTAGAGAGCGTCGACAAGGCTATCGTCGTCGAAATGAACGCAACCGGTCAGTTCCGCGGCCTCGCCCGCAAGGAACTCGGGCTGTACGGCGAGAAGATGTCGAGCCTTCTGAAGTTCGACGGCAACCCGTTCATCCCGCGTGACATCGTCACGGCGTTCGAAGAGACAATCGTCGAAGGCAAGGACGACGTTTCGAACGAGCGGACGAAGTACCTTCCAGAAGCAGGTGTTACCCAATGA
- the lrpA1 gene encoding HTH-type transcriptional regulator LrpA1 produces the protein MSAESTENRILAVLEKDAQASYAEIAELAGVSKPTVRKYISKLESEGVIVGYSADVDPKKLTSQTIALVGIEVASERYVEATRALTDLDSVESLFSSSGDHMLMAEVRAPDGASVGKVISEDILSIDGVTAAHPSFLQERLK, from the coding sequence ATGAGCGCGGAGTCTACGGAGAATCGCATTCTCGCCGTTCTTGAGAAAGACGCACAGGCGTCGTATGCTGAAATCGCTGAACTGGCGGGGGTCTCGAAGCCGACGGTTCGCAAGTACATCTCGAAGCTCGAATCTGAGGGCGTCATCGTGGGCTATTCTGCCGATGTCGACCCAAAGAAACTCACGAGCCAGACCATCGCGCTTGTGGGAATTGAGGTTGCCTCAGAGCGCTACGTTGAGGCAACGCGCGCACTCACCGACCTCGACTCAGTCGAATCCCTGTTCTCCTCGAGTGGCGACCATATGCTGATGGCAGAGGTGCGCGCGCCTGACGGCGCGTCGGTTGGCAAAGTCATCTCCGAAGACATCCTCTCTATCGACGGCGTGACCGCGGCACATCCTTCGTTCCTCCAAGAACGGCTGAAGTAA
- a CDS encoding MMPL family transporter translates to MDTSRLLDWADHLIVERSLQVVFAFLVVSALFAVGLSSVETEAGTEQFAEEVPAEEALQAINTEFSPAFSTGGGSTQLIQTNENVLSKQGMLRMLRAQEQMRDREHLRISSASSAAAIVAQTINPNATTLETQIMTLERATPIQLRTAVRTAASRPGFEGLLSNDFNPNEAYASSTIAVVQHDLPLELSQGAGTGGASPLTSIQVEMDRIATQQGGDIRVFGSGIISDEFSSVIVDTMIIVVPAAVIFIIFFLVFAYRDLMDLLLGVISLAMAIIWTFGFMGLAGIAFNQILIAVPPLMLAVGIDFGIHAVNRYREERVTGKGIDESMTVTGKQLLVAFFIVTTTTVIGFMSNLTSQLLPIRDFGIVASVGIIFTFLVFGIFLPSAKVSLDRARTKYPIPTFSQTPLGSEGSRLGRALTGGVFIAKRAPRAFLVVMVLLSFGSAYYATGIDTSFTQEEFLPPEETPVYLSELPEPFKPSEYTIVGTLNFLEDNFEASQDSSVTIYIQGPMEKDLALEALHRGSVDPPSSFIRDGRHAEGQSLITVIQSRTASDPEFAALVARNDMDGNGIPDNNLGEVYDYLLSSTSREETLRYLSEDRRSTRAVYSVKSSASQKEIATDGDALASQFRYTATATGGTIVFQAISDLILNSALVSLAVALGGTIVFLMFIFWVLEGRPSLGLANVVPIVITVALLAGTMRYLGISFNAFTATILAITIGLGIDYSVHVVHRFVDELDEQGATMPALERTVLGTGGALTGSMLTTVFGIGVLFLSVFPAIGQFGTLTALSVVYSFIASMVILPSTLVVWDRYFNRGMPTYASARSGVPADD, encoded by the coding sequence ATGGACACGAGCCGCCTCCTCGATTGGGCTGACCACCTCATCGTTGAGCGGTCGCTGCAAGTCGTGTTCGCGTTCCTCGTCGTGAGCGCGCTGTTTGCTGTCGGCCTCAGCAGCGTCGAAACGGAAGCTGGAACAGAACAGTTCGCAGAGGAAGTTCCGGCAGAAGAGGCGCTCCAAGCCATCAACACCGAGTTCTCACCCGCGTTCTCGACAGGCGGCGGCAGCACACAACTCATCCAAACGAACGAAAACGTCCTCTCGAAACAAGGGATGTTGCGGATGTTGCGCGCCCAAGAACAGATGCGCGACCGCGAACACCTGCGAATTTCGAGTGCGTCGAGTGCTGCGGCTATCGTCGCTCAGACGATAAATCCGAACGCGACGACGCTCGAAACCCAGATTATGACGCTCGAACGCGCCACGCCAATCCAGCTTCGGACGGCCGTTCGGACCGCAGCGTCTCGTCCCGGCTTCGAGGGCTTGCTCAGCAACGACTTCAACCCAAACGAGGCGTACGCCTCCTCGACCATCGCCGTCGTCCAACACGACCTGCCACTTGAGTTGAGTCAAGGGGCCGGGACCGGTGGTGCCTCACCGCTCACGAGCATCCAAGTCGAGATGGACCGCATTGCCACCCAGCAAGGCGGCGACATCCGCGTGTTCGGGAGCGGTATCATCTCCGATGAGTTCTCCTCGGTCATCGTCGATACCATGATTATCGTGGTGCCCGCGGCGGTCATCTTCATCATCTTCTTCCTCGTGTTCGCCTACCGCGACCTGATGGACCTGCTGCTCGGTGTCATCTCGCTTGCGATGGCGATTATCTGGACGTTCGGGTTTATGGGACTTGCAGGGATTGCGTTCAACCAGATTTTGATTGCAGTCCCACCGCTGATGTTGGCGGTGGGTATCGACTTCGGGATTCACGCGGTCAATCGCTACCGCGAAGAGCGCGTCACGGGCAAGGGCATCGACGAGTCGATGACGGTGACGGGAAAACAGCTCCTCGTTGCCTTCTTCATCGTCACGACGACGACGGTCATCGGCTTCATGTCGAACCTGACGAGCCAACTGCTCCCGATTCGTGACTTCGGTATCGTTGCGAGTGTCGGTATCATCTTCACCTTCCTCGTGTTCGGGATTTTCCTCCCGTCTGCGAAAGTTTCGCTCGACAGAGCGCGCACGAAGTATCCGATTCCAACCTTCAGCCAGACGCCACTCGGCAGCGAAGGGTCGCGCCTTGGCCGCGCGCTGACCGGTGGGGTGTTCATCGCAAAGCGTGCGCCACGGGCCTTCCTCGTCGTCATGGTGTTGCTGAGCTTCGGCTCTGCGTACTACGCGACCGGCATCGACACCTCGTTCACCCAAGAGGAGTTCTTGCCACCAGAAGAGACGCCGGTATATCTCTCAGAGCTTCCAGAGCCGTTCAAGCCAAGCGAGTACACCATCGTCGGGACGCTCAACTTCTTAGAAGACAACTTCGAGGCGAGTCAGGACAGTTCTGTCACCATATACATACAGGGGCCAATGGAGAAGGACCTCGCGTTGGAAGCGCTCCACCGCGGGAGCGTTGACCCGCCGTCGTCGTTCATCCGCGACGGCAGACACGCAGAGGGCCAAAGCCTCATCACCGTCATCCAGAGCCGCACGGCGAGCGACCCTGAGTTTGCTGCACTCGTCGCCCGAAACGACATGGACGGAAACGGGATTCCAGACAATAACTTAGGCGAGGTGTACGACTACCTGCTCAGTTCCACCTCACGTGAGGAGACGCTTCGCTACCTGAGTGAAGACCGCCGGAGCACCCGCGCCGTCTACTCGGTGAAGTCGAGTGCCTCACAGAAAGAGATCGCCACAGACGGCGATGCGCTTGCGTCCCAGTTCCGCTACACAGCAACCGCGACGGGGGGCACCATCGTCTTCCAAGCCATCTCCGACCTCATCCTCAACTCGGCGCTGGTGAGTCTCGCGGTGGCGCTTGGCGGCACCATTGTCTTCCTCATGTTCATCTTCTGGGTGCTCGAAGGGCGGCCGTCGCTCGGCCTCGCGAACGTCGTGCCAATCGTGATTACCGTCGCGTTGTTGGCGGGGACGATGCGCTATCTTGGCATCTCGTTTAACGCCTTCACGGCGACGATTCTCGCCATCACCATTGGGCTTGGCATCGACTACTCCGTTCACGTTGTCCACCGGTTTGTGGACGAACTCGACGAGCAGGGAGCGACGATGCCCGCGCTCGAACGGACGGTGCTTGGCACGGGTGGCGCACTCACCGGAAGCATGCTCACCACCGTCTTCGGGATTGGAGTGTTGTTCCTCTCTGTATTCCCCGCGATTGGCCAGTTCGGGACGCTCACAGCGCTCAGCGTCGTGTACTCGTTTATTGCCTCGATGGTCATTCTCCCGTCGACGCTCGTCGTGTGGGACCGCTATTTCAACCGCGGTATGCCAACCTACGCGTCAGCTCGAAGCGGCGTTCCAGCGGACGACTAA
- a CDS encoding COG1361 S-layer family protein has product MLLVAAVAPGVVAASVRGSPDLDLYLADNRVTPGEETQLSVTIQNTGDIDSGGSPANEARVTTARGTTLEMRESNAPITIKSGKVAAGSVPEGTSPPIPFSVVVDEDAEPGTYTIPIRVSYTYTNQISDRSPFAQQQRSVSETHDVTIVVEEESRFEVVGTSSDASVGDSGTVTVEVQNVGSAPAEDATISVQSPNSDVTLGAGAQTAESFVGSWAAGETKSVTYRVNVADDAERRSYSLQTTVSYENEEGEQVQTSPLATGFVPSGAQEFDIGNVESNLRVDAEGTIRGQIANTGDIVARNAVLVIDTQTQNLNPVETEVALGTLEPGQASEFAFDIEVGEEASAGPRQFTFHLEYRNNEGEKRQSDPLDTQVAVGEKKKEFSVAAVNATVTGGQSTILEVAVTNNGDETLTDISAKLFADSPLSTSDDEAFIQSLEPGETATIEFAVSADAAALEKNYPISMDFQYDNQQGDTKLSDTYQLPVQVTEPEDGGLPVIPIAAGALAIALIGLYVLYRRQ; this is encoded by the coding sequence ATGCTACTCGTCGCGGCAGTCGCCCCTGGCGTCGTTGCGGCGTCGGTTCGTGGGTCACCAGACCTCGACTTGTATCTCGCAGATAATCGCGTGACTCCAGGTGAGGAAACCCAGCTATCGGTCACGATTCAGAACACTGGAGACATCGACAGCGGCGGCAGTCCTGCAAACGAAGCGCGGGTCACCACCGCACGCGGAACGACGCTCGAAATGCGTGAAAGCAACGCGCCGATTACGATTAAATCCGGCAAAGTTGCTGCTGGCTCCGTCCCCGAAGGGACGAGTCCGCCAATTCCGTTCTCCGTCGTCGTCGATGAAGACGCAGAACCCGGCACCTACACCATCCCGATTCGGGTGTCCTACACGTACACCAACCAGATTTCAGACCGCAGTCCGTTCGCCCAACAACAGCGCAGCGTGAGCGAAACCCACGACGTGACCATCGTGGTCGAAGAGGAGTCGCGCTTCGAAGTCGTTGGCACGTCGAGTGACGCCTCGGTCGGAGACTCCGGCACAGTCACGGTCGAAGTCCAAAACGTCGGGAGTGCCCCGGCAGAAGACGCAACCATCTCCGTCCAGTCACCGAACTCGGACGTGACGCTCGGTGCGGGCGCACAGACCGCAGAGTCGTTCGTCGGCTCGTGGGCCGCGGGTGAGACAAAATCCGTTACCTACCGCGTGAACGTCGCAGACGACGCAGAGCGCCGGTCGTACTCGCTCCAGACAACGGTGTCCTACGAGAACGAAGAGGGCGAGCAGGTCCAAACGAGCCCACTCGCCACTGGCTTCGTTCCGAGCGGCGCACAGGAGTTCGACATTGGCAACGTAGAGAGCAACCTGCGCGTCGATGCTGAGGGGACGATTCGCGGCCAGATTGCGAACACCGGCGACATCGTCGCAAGGAACGCCGTGCTCGTCATCGATACCCAGACGCAGAATCTGAATCCAGTTGAGACGGAAGTCGCGCTTGGAACGCTCGAACCTGGCCAAGCAAGCGAGTTCGCCTTCGACATCGAAGTGGGTGAAGAAGCGAGTGCTGGTCCACGCCAGTTCACGTTCCACTTAGAGTACCGCAACAACGAGGGCGAAAAACGCCAGAGCGACCCGCTCGACACGCAGGTCGCCGTTGGCGAGAAGAAAAAGGAGTTCAGCGTTGCTGCAGTGAACGCCACAGTCACCGGCGGACAGAGTACGATCCTCGAAGTCGCCGTGACCAACAACGGCGACGAGACGCTCACCGACATCTCGGCAAAACTGTTCGCAGACAGCCCACTCTCGACGAGCGACGATGAGGCGTTCATCCAGTCGCTCGAACCCGGCGAGACGGCGACCATCGAGTTCGCTGTGAGCGCTGACGCGGCAGCCTTAGAGAAGAACTACCCCATCTCAATGGACTTCCAGTACGACAACCAGCAGGGCGATACGAAACTCTCTGACACCTACCAACTGCCGGTGCAGGTTACTGAACCAGAGGACGGTGGCCTCCCGGTCATCCCCATCGCGGCAGGGGCACTCGCAATTGCATTGATTGGTCTCTACGTCCTCTACCGGCGGCAATAA
- a CDS encoding DMT family transporter, translating into MKSEQLGTGLIFFSAVGFGTLGIFGKLGASAGLSTTTMLVFRFIVATVAIWSYLLATGSLRLLRGRNLLAGLGLGALGYATMSGLYFLGLEFMSAGLVAIVLYTYPAFVVLLSVAFLGERVTRKTVLALGVALGGVALITGANPANADPVGVGILLFAALVYATYITASRATLTAVDSSILTAHVMPAAGASLAVLGMLQGTLSVPAGATEWALIVGLGLVATAMPIFTFFAGLSRIEASRASIVSTVEPVFTVVLGALVLDEVVTFSTMVGGAVVLSGVILIQRG; encoded by the coding sequence ATGAAATCCGAGCAACTTGGGACGGGGCTGATTTTCTTCTCAGCCGTCGGATTCGGCACGCTTGGCATCTTCGGTAAACTCGGGGCGAGCGCCGGCCTCTCTACCACGACGATGCTCGTGTTTCGGTTCATCGTCGCCACCGTCGCCATCTGGTCGTACCTCCTCGCCACCGGGTCACTGCGCCTGCTTCGCGGACGGAACTTGCTGGCCGGCCTCGGTCTCGGAGCACTCGGGTACGCAACCATGAGCGGTCTCTACTTCCTCGGCCTCGAGTTCATGTCCGCCGGCCTCGTCGCCATCGTCCTCTACACCTACCCCGCATTCGTCGTGTTGCTCTCGGTGGCGTTCCTCGGCGAGCGCGTGACTAGGAAAACGGTTCTCGCCCTCGGGGTGGCCCTCGGCGGCGTCGCCCTCATCACGGGTGCGAATCCCGCGAACGCCGACCCGGTTGGGGTTGGTATTCTCCTATTCGCCGCGCTCGTTTACGCCACGTACATCACCGCAAGCAGAGCGACACTCACCGCTGTCGATTCCTCGATACTGACCGCCCATGTCATGCCAGCGGCAGGGGCGAGCCTCGCCGTGCTCGGCATGCTCCAGGGCACGCTCTCAGTCCCGGCCGGTGCGACCGAGTGGGCCCTCATCGTTGGCCTCGGTCTGGTCGCCACGGCAATGCCTATCTTCACGTTCTTCGCCGGACTCTCACGAATCGAAGCCAGTCGAGCGAGCATCGTGAGCACGGTCGAACCCGTCTTCACCGTCGTCCTCGGGGCGCTGGTGCTCGACGAAGTGGTCACGTTCTCGACGATGGTCGGCGGGGCCGTCGTCCTGTCGGGGGTTATCCTCATCCAACGTGGGTGA
- a CDS encoding DMT family transporter, with protein sequence MAALAVAIVAVSTSAILVRWSSAPSLVKAFYRVVFTLALLAPIAATRYRDDLRRFSVRDLFFAALSGVALAVHFATWFESLNWTSVAASVTLVQSQPLFVALGAFFLLSERVTRRTVVGIGIALVGMVVMSLGDVLTGATVTGANPLLGNALAVAGALTAAAYVLAGRSLRQRIALVPYVTVVYGVCAVVLLLLTLAEGEPLTGYPQHEWLLFFAMALGPGIFGHTVINWALAHVESSVVSVSLLGEPVGSTLLALVLLAEMPTPLTVVGGAVVLAGIYVTTTARNTE encoded by the coding sequence ATGGCTGCGCTCGCCGTCGCCATCGTGGCGGTGAGCACGAGCGCCATTCTCGTTCGCTGGAGCAGCGCGCCGAGCCTCGTCAAAGCGTTCTATCGGGTGGTGTTCACGCTCGCGTTGCTCGCTCCAATTGCGGCGACACGCTACCGCGATGACCTCCGCCGATTTTCCGTCCGCGACCTGTTCTTTGCCGCTCTCTCGGGCGTCGCCCTCGCCGTCCACTTCGCAACGTGGTTCGAGAGTCTGAACTGGACGAGCGTCGCCGCCTCTGTCACCCTCGTCCAATCTCAACCGCTGTTCGTCGCGCTCGGCGCGTTCTTCTTGCTCTCTGAACGTGTTACCCGACGCACCGTCGTCGGCATCGGAATTGCGCTTGTCGGAATGGTCGTCATGTCGCTCGGGGACGTGTTGACGGGTGCGACCGTGACGGGAGCCAATCCACTTCTCGGCAACGCACTCGCCGTGGCGGGTGCCCTTACGGCCGCCGCCTACGTCCTCGCCGGACGCTCGCTGCGCCAACGCATCGCGCTCGTCCCCTACGTCACCGTCGTCTACGGCGTCTGTGCGGTGGTCCTCCTCTTGCTCACGCTCGCGGAGGGTGAACCACTCACGGGCTATCCACAACACGAGTGGCTCCTCTTTTTCGCCATGGCGCTCGGGCCGGGCATCTTCGGACACACGGTCATCAACTGGGCGCTTGCCCACGTCGAATCGAGCGTCGTGAGTGTCTCGCTGCTCGGTGAACCCGTCGGGAGCACGCTCCTCGCGCTCGTCTTGCTCGCAGAGATGCCGACGCCGCTCACGGTGGTCGGCGGTGCGGTCGTGCTCGCCGGAATCTACGTCACGACGACGGCGCGGAACACCGAATGA
- a CDS encoding thiamine pyrophosphate-dependent enzyme has product MSVFSAIGEEREIDSNEFTPGIEPQATWCPGCGDFGVLKSLKQAMPEVGRSPDEVLMVTGIGCSGKLSSYFESYGFHTLHGRSLPIARAAKLANPGLEVIAAGGDGDGYGIGGNHFMHTARENHDMTYIVFNNEIFGLTKGQTSPTSPKGHKSKTQPHGSAKDPVRPLSLALASGASYIARTAAVNPNQAKEIIKEAIEHDGFAHIDFLTQCPTWNKDARQYVPYVDIQQSDDYDFDIHDRREAADMMFEAENALHEGEVLTGRFYVDDDRPSYQQEKQATGEMPEEPLAERYFDEDYEWERTADSLLARHK; this is encoded by the coding sequence ATGAGTGTATTCAGCGCAATCGGTGAAGAGCGCGAGATTGACAGCAACGAGTTCACGCCCGGCATCGAACCGCAGGCGACGTGGTGTCCAGGCTGTGGTGATTTCGGTGTCCTGAAGTCACTGAAACAGGCCATGCCCGAAGTCGGGCGCAGTCCCGACGAGGTGCTCATGGTCACCGGTATCGGCTGTTCGGGCAAGCTTTCGTCGTACTTCGAGAGCTACGGATTCCACACCTTACACGGCCGCAGTCTGCCAATCGCCCGCGCGGCGAAGCTCGCAAACCCCGGCCTCGAAGTCATCGCCGCTGGCGGTGACGGTGACGGCTACGGGATTGGTGGCAACCACTTCATGCACACCGCCCGCGAGAACCACGACATGACCTACATCGTGTTCAACAACGAGATTTTCGGCCTCACGAAGGGCCAGACCTCGCCAACGAGCCCGAAAGGTCACAAGTCGAAGACCCAGCCCCACGGCAGCGCGAAGGACCCAGTCCGCCCACTGTCGCTGGCGCTCGCCTCCGGTGCGTCCTACATCGCCCGCACCGCCGCGGTCAACCCGAATCAGGCAAAGGAAATCATCAAAGAAGCCATCGAGCACGACGGCTTCGCCCACATCGACTTCCTCACCCAGTGTCCAACGTGGAACAAGGACGCCCGCCAGTACGTCCCGTACGTGGACATCCAGCAGTCTGACGACTACGACTTCGACATCCACGACCGCCGCGAAGCCGCGGACATGATGTTCGAAGCCGAAAACGCCCTCCACGAAGGAGAGGTGCTCACCGGCCGCTTCTACGTCGATGACGACCGTCCATCCTACCAGCAGGAGAAGCAGGCAACCGGCGAAATGCCAGAAGAGCCGCTCGCAGAGCGCTACTTCGACGAAGACTACGAGTGGGAGCGCACCGCAGACTCCCTCCTAGCGCGCCACAAGTAA
- a CDS encoding FAD-dependent oxidoreductase, protein MPDVAIIGGGPAGLSAALFTAKNGLETVVFDTDKTALHYAYLYNYLGIEEINGDEFLRIGREQVDAQGADRRDEEVTGVEQTDDGFRLTTDGGEYDATYVVFATGESRDVAEELGCDLNDDGTVAVNSDTETSIENAYAAGWAARKDKIQAAISVGGGAAAALDILSKEQGKPFHDFDTPEDDE, encoded by the coding sequence ATGCCAGACGTAGCAATCATCGGCGGTGGCCCTGCGGGACTGAGCGCCGCGCTGTTCACGGCGAAAAACGGGCTTGAGACGGTGGTGTTCGATACAGACAAAACCGCCCTCCACTACGCCTATCTCTACAACTACCTCGGCATCGAGGAAATCAACGGCGACGAGTTCCTGCGCATCGGCCGCGAGCAGGTTGACGCACAGGGCGCAGACCGCCGCGACGAGGAGGTGACTGGGGTGGAGCAAACCGACGACGGCTTTCGCCTCACGACCGACGGCGGCGAGTACGACGCCACCTACGTCGTGTTCGCCACAGGGGAGTCCCGAGACGTAGCGGAGGAACTGGGGTGTGACCTGAACGACGACGGAACCGTCGCCGTCAATTCGGATACTGAAACTTCAATCGAGAACGCCTACGCCGCAGGCTGGGCCGCGCGAAAGGACAAGATTCAGGCGGCCATCTCGGTCGGCGGCGGCGCGGCGGCCGCCCTCGACATTCTCTCGAAAGAGCAGGGCAAGCCCTTCCACGACTTCGACACGCCAGAAGACGACGAGTAG